GAATCAGAAAATATAAGTTAGCTTACTGACAAAGAACCAAACAAAGAAAACAACCACGAGGCATGTCTAATAATGACCTGTACAAATTCAATGCCGCGGAGTTTTGGGCAGGACCTTCCAATGTGGGTAAGACCTTCATCAATTATCTTCAAGCAAATGACAATTTTTAGACTTCAAAGTTTGCTGCATCTGGAAAGAGCTTTCAATCCTGCACAAAAGAATATTCAAAGTCAACTTTATGTCCATTTGGCAAAGAACAATTCAGTAGCCAGTTCAGTATTAAGTAGCTTTGTCATCCAAGTCGCTGTCAGTAAGGTCCAACTCTTCCAAGTGAGAACAGTGTTTCCCGACCAGTCGGAGTGCTCCAATGGAAACGTGGCTACAAGACTCCATCCTCAGAGAGATGAGGGAAGTGCATGAACTAATTATGGCCGCTAGTGAAACATCAGTGATATTGCGACAAGTAATGTTCATCTTCAGCAGGTTCTTTAGTCTTGACACAGCAAAAGAGAGTTCTGTATCCGTCACTCCAGAGGACTTGCTCAGACTTAATAACTCCCTTAAAGACACACAAGAGGTTCCATTGGATTTTAGTCCATCGGTCATGAATTTGCAGCCTTCCAACTTCAGGGTCCGCAATTTAGGAATCTTCTGGAAGCTTCTCACCAATTTAGGAATCTTTTGGAAGCTTCTCACCATAGGAGTAACCTGACACATGAAGGATATTAATTAAGCTGCAAAGGGGCTCAAGTTATGCCAAGGTGATACAATAATACAACCAGATGATTAACTACTTACAGGACAGCAGTATGAAAGATCCGGTTCCAATAGATTGGGTATTGACTTCAGTATGGATGAAACTCCCACATCAGTGATATTCTGACACTGAGACAGATCAAGCACCTGCAACGGTTGCATGCGAATTCAGTAATAAGCGGAGCTTTGTGCTTCTATCAAACACTTTTTTTTGGTGAATTATCAAAAATACATATTTTAGCAGATAAGGCATCTACAGAGTTCCTAACAGTGTAAGATCAAATAGAAAATACTACCATAGCGTTTCAAATGAATGTGATGTGTGATTGCTCGTAACAAGCAAATCAATAAAAATGGCAAATTATCGTGAGTACCTCACCTGTATTAGTTCTGAAGACTGCCAAGAGCATCGTCATCAATTCCAATACACCCCACCAGTGTCAACTCTCCACGGAGGCGGCGTCGGCGGGAGCGCGGAAGGAGCGACGCCGCTGCTGCCATCGGCAGAGCGTTGGTGGTCgtcgcctcctcgtcctcgtggATCTTGGCCGCGGCCGGGGATGGGGCGGCCACTGGCTAGGACCCGACACCGAGGCGGCCTCCCAGGAGCAGGAGCCGCTCCTCCAGCCGGCGGCGGTTGGGTACTGGCGTGAAGGAGAAGGCCCTGGCCTAGGGCCTCAGCTTTGGCGGCGCAGGGTGGATGGTGATGGATGTGCGACGGGGATTATAGGGTAGGTCGGGTAGGACATCAACGCGAGGTCTATAGGAGCGGGCGGAAATTGCGGGTGGGTACAGAGGGTGGGTATGCTATGGCGTGGGTGAAAAAAAAAACGCCAGAAGCTTTCGATACTTCGTCAAGAACCCATAAACGTAAACATTGGTGATGTAAGACGGCAGGTGGCCCACCGGTAAATTGATATGGAGCGTTAGATTTAAAGATACTTGGTTATCTAAGGGTTTACATTAAAGGTGGGTACGAATATATGATTGTTTTTTTCTACCGTTGAAATGGACGGGCATATTTACTAGtagtaagataagataagatGTGGAAAGTTTTAGTATTTATCTTTTTTAGTGTATCTAGTGAGGATTAACAGGGAGACTTTATTAAGGCCTGCCTTGTGAATGCTcaagagtttttttttctttttggatgGAGCTCGTGCCATTGCCGGTGGGCTGGGCACTGGAGACAATACACCAGGggggccggggggggggggggggggggggggggggggcgcggggGGTTGTATGACTCCTTGTTCGACGTCCACTCTGCCTTGTGTCGTtaaaagagggagagagagcgtcCGATGCACTCCCAATCTCCCATCGATCTAAGCATAATCAATAGTCCAGCAACCAGAGCCGCACGCTGAGGTTAATCGATTCCTACCCGGCATGGATGTGGCAACGGGGGCGCTGGGCAACGTCATCTCCAAGCTGTCGCAGCTGCTGCATGATGAGTACAAGATGCAGAAGGGCGTGAGGCATCAAGTAGAATCTCTGTTAGATGAGCTGAAGAGCATCTACTTCCCCCTCCGCGATGTCGCCGAGGTGCCACCCGATATGCTCAACGAGCAGGTCAAGAATTGGGCACGCGAGATCAGGGAGGCCTCCTACAACATAGAGGATCGCATCGACACCTTTCTTGTGAGCGTCGATGGCTGCCGCGAGCCCATCGAGGAGACTTGCTGCTGGTGGCTCAAACGCGCGAAGAAGAAGATGGGTGATCTACCCACCAAGCGAAGGGCCGCCATGGAAGACATAATGAAGCAACTCCAGGAAGTTAGTGAACGGTGTGCGAGGTTCACAGCTGAGGATTTTGTGTTCAGGCCACTCACATCGACATCAATTACTGTAGATCCTCGCCTCCCAGCTCTGTACAGAAACGAGCGAGAGCTCGTAGGCATTGAAGAGGCAAGGGAGGAGCTGGTTAGATTGTTAACACAAGGGGATGCGGAGGATGATAAGAAGCGGGAGCTCAAGGTAGTATCTATCCTTGGGTTAGCAGGAGTGGGCAAAACAACTCTTGCCAAAGCTGTGTACAACAGGCTTCAAGCGCAGTTCGATTGCAGCGCCTTTGTTTCAGTGTCACGGCAGCCACATTTGAAGAAAGTTTTGATGGACATCCTCCTTGAGCTTGATGAGCCAAAGTACCATACGAGCATCACCTCCAAACGAGATATGGATGAGCGTCAGCTCATGGGCCAAATCCGAGAATTCCTTCAAAGTAAGAGGTACGTGCGCATCACCGGCTCAATGCTTATACTCACCATTTGCGTCCTGTAGGATAATATAATCAAGTCGTTCACTCGTTTCTTGCTCTCCCCACGTTGATCACATCGCTGGTGGCTAGCTAGTACATTTTCCGATTCTAGAGTTTGCCATACTCTgctttcatctttcttttatCGAAAGAAAGTTGTGCTTCATGCCGTCTTGTTTATGTAGCTGCTCTGCACAATTTTCTGATCCATGCCTCCCTATCTGTGATGTTGATAGGTACTTGATTGTTATTGACGATATATGGCATGTGAAGGATTGGGAAATAATTGCACATGCTCTTCTACAGAATGGCAATAATAATGGGAGTCGAATAATCACTACTTCTCGTATATCTGATGTTGCTGCTCGACTGGGTCGTGGGGCCAGTTATAGACTGAAACCTCTTTCTCATGCTAACTCTGAAAAGCTTTTCTACAAAAGAATATTTGGTGGCGAAGGAATTGTTCCAGATAGTCAATATGCTGAGGTATCTGACAGAATATTGAAGAAATGCGGTGGCCTACCTCTTGCTATCGTTACAGTAGCAAGTGTATTGGCCAGTAAACCAAGGGTGGAGTGGTCTGAGGTGTACAATTCTATAGCATCGAGGCATCAAAGTAACCGATATGTAGATAACATGAGAAAGGTGTTGTCATTTAGTTTTTATGATCTACCTACTCATGTACGGGCATGCTTATTTCATCTTAGTATATTTCCAGAAAATTGCTTCATTGAAAAGGATTTCTTGATATGGAAGTGGGTGGCTGAAGGTATTGTCGATAACAAAGAAGAGTGGAGGTCCTTATTTGAGATTGGAGAGTTTTGCTTTTATGAGCTGGTAAACAGAAGCACGATAGAAATAGCAGAGGAGTGTCCTAATAATGGTTGTGTATACGGTTGCCGTGTTCATCCTGTGCTGCTTAGTCAAATACGTGCCATTTCAAGCGAAGAAAACTTTTGCACTGTATTGGAGGATGATCACCACACATCACCAGGTAACAATAATTCCCGTAGAATAGCCATGCACGGTATTAGAAATGTGGAGCACAACATAGTACCAGCTGAAGCTAACATCAGCATGGAAAAAGTGAGGTCTTTCAATGCCAGCCTGTGTTTTGTTGACGGGATGCCCCAACTTTCGAGATTTCAAGTATTACGCGTGCTAGCTCTAGAGTATTGTCCTGGTATGAATAATCAACATCGTCTGAAGCAGATAGGGAGGTTAGTTCACCTGAGGTACCTAGGGCTAGTAGGCGCTGGTGTGCTGGAGCTCCCAGAAGAAACACTAGAAGACCTGAGATTTCTGCAGACATTGGACCTGAGGGAAACTGACATTGAGCGATGGCCCGGGACCATCTCTAGGCTAGTGCAATTGATGTGCCTTTGTGTTCGCTGGACTAGGACAGTGCCGGAGGGCATGATGGGGAGCCGGAGTCGCCTGGAAGATCTGCGGTTGCACCTTGTCAGCAGCAACTCTTTGAAGTTAGCGGCAGAGCTGATCAGGATGAAAAGACTGAGGGTGCTCGTGCTTGGTTTCCAGGAAATGGATGTGGAGTTGGAGAAAGCTTTGGTGGAGTCCCTTGGCAAGCTCCCTGAGATCCAGCGTCTAGAAATAATATACTACTGCAAACCGTCCACGAGGGCTGTCACGTGGGAAGAAAGCCGCTGGGTGTCCCCTCGACATCTTCGCCAGCTGGTCCTTGGAGGCCTGTTGTTCTCTAGGCTGCCGTCGTGGATCAATCGGTCGTCTCTTCCCAAGCTCTCCCATTTGCACCTAGGAGTGGAGGTCCTGGAAGATGGGGATCTGGAAACACTTGCCAGATTTCGAAAGCTCCGCTCCCTCGTGCTGATGGCTGCTGCAAGCGACGAACAACACCATATCACTACCGTTGTTGGTTCTTCTGATGATGCATTCAATGTATTGAATTTCTTCTCGACCAACATGGCCGTGAGGTTCGAGACTGGACTTGGTGGACCTCCGATGCCAAACCTTGAGCATGTTGAGCTCCGTGTGCGGGTTGCACAGTGTGCTGACTCCTGGCTCAGTAGCCTGGCAAACCTGCCGTCACTTGACAAAGTGACGGTTCTCCTCGATTGCCAAGGCGCGTCCGCGGTGGAGACGGTGGAAGCCGAGGAGACGCTGAGACGTGTGACCGGCATCCATCCCAACCGTCTCAATCCTGAAGTCACCAAGCACAATGGAAACGACGAGGTACTATTTATTTGTACTGATTTTAACATTGGTTCCATAATTCTTACTGGATTTTACTTACTCCATTTATTTGTAGTCAACATGAGTTTTCTGTAGTTTGCCCATTCATATTAACTTATTGTGCCTCTTCGAATGGATGCTGAAGCAGCTACCACTCATTGAGCAATTCCGCTTCAAAGATCCACGATTTGAGGCTCTGCGGTCTGAGATGGAGAAAATACAGGCTGATCAACACCGACAAGATCAGCGTGATAATGACAGCGACGAAGAAATCACACTGGCCAAGGCGGCGAGTGAATAATGAGCCAATTCAATCTCTCTGCTTCATTGTTCAAGGGCTGCCTAGCTGTAGGTAATGCAGTTTTCTACATGCCCTTCCATTCTGCATAAACACGTAATATCGTATTTGATATTCGATTTGTATCCATTACTCACCAGCTAATTTCTTCAACTAGAATGTATTTATTTTTAATAGTTTCCAGATCAAATAATTTAATAGTCATTAATGTTTCTAGGGTTTATTAAGGGTTGACAAACTGTCCTAACCGATGTCAGCTCTTGTTGCATCTTTGTACATCATAATTCTATATTCTGGTTTTCACTTTTCATCCTATTAGTTATTACAATTATTTTGTCCACATGTTATGCAGAAATTCTAGAGCTTCTGGTATATTTTATAAAAGTAATAACATGCAAAAAGTATTGTAATGGAGTATTCATATATAATTTAAAGTGAACAGCTAGTACTATTGGTATGTGGTTTGCTAAGGGAACAATTTTCCACTATTGGCATGCTTACCTAGTGACACATGACATTTATGATTACTTTTGATCTAACATTGGTAGAAGTCTGTAATCTAATAAAAAATACATAGCATGCTTTGGCTTATTTTCAATAATAGCTTACATTGATATTCAGATGTAATTTGGGAATACATTAATTTATTTTTTGTAATGGCATGCGTGGATAATTTAGTTAGATATTAAATGGGTTAATGTATATTATATGTGATAATTACATATGTGGTTAATTTAGAAGTATGTTAAGGGAATAGTTTACACTAATTTTCATAACGATAGAGATTGGTAATTTACATGCAAATTTAGTGGGTTGCTTTTATGTGTCTTTGTTAATGGCAGAGATAGATAGTTTCTTGGAAATAGAATAAATCCAATGGTTATTGTTGGCTATGATACCTATCGTTTAAAAAGTTAAAGGCCTAATGTTTCTTACTATTGTGAGAATTTCTAAGATTTATGTTTATTTTCTCTAGCACCTCTCGTGAGGATTAACATATAGGCTTTATTTAAGACCTACAATAAGTAATTAATATATTAATATGTATTCTTTTACATATGTAGCTACCGCCGGTACTTTCCCTTGGAAATTTTCATATAAACTTCCTACGTATAAAGTTTTTATATATACAAACTATGAAGGGAAAGTATGAAAGATTAAAAAATTTTACTACAACTGTTGTTTTATATAAAATTAAACCACCATTGTTTCTTATATACGTCTTTTGCTCTTGCAGTTTCTTCAGGAGGACCTCGTTATCCTATCCTACAACTGCTGTGGTGGCCTTGGAGAGCACTTGATCATCCATGTCAAATGATTAGGAATGGTGGAAGAGAGGAAGGCATTGGTCATACTGCGGCCCCTTATAAACAGTTGACGATGAACCCAGTTTCTTAGATTTTTCATTATACATAGTTGTTGTGACAAAAATTTGATGTTGGTAAA
This sequence is a window from Miscanthus floridulus cultivar M001 chromosome 10, ASM1932011v1, whole genome shotgun sequence. Protein-coding genes within it:
- the LOC136485680 gene encoding F-box/LRR-repeat protein 3-like codes for the protein MTMLLAVFRTNTGEVLDLSQCQNITDVGVSSILKSIPNLLEPDLSYCCPVTPMVRSFQKIPKLVRSFQKIPKLRTLKLEGCKFMTDGLKSNGTSCVSLRELLSLSKSSGVTDTELSFAVSRLKNLLKMNITCRNITDVSLAAIISSCTSLISLRMESCSHVSIGALRLVGKHCSHLEELDLTDSDLDDKAT
- the LOC136489597 gene encoding putative disease resistance protein At1g50180; translation: MDVATGALGNVISKLSQLLHDEYKMQKGVRHQVESLLDELKSIYFPLRDVAEVPPDMLNEQVKNWAREIREASYNIEDRIDTFLVSVDGCREPIEETCCWWLKRAKKKMGDLPTKRRAAMEDIMKQLQEVSERCARFTAEDFVFRPLTSTSITVDPRLPALYRNERELVGIEEAREELVRLLTQGDAEDDKKRELKASSAVRLQRLCFSVTAATFEESFDGHPP
- the LOC136489598 gene encoding disease resistance protein RGA5-like — translated: MHGIRNVEHNIVPAEANISMEKVRSFNASLCFVDGMPQLSRFQVLRVLALEYCPGMNNQHRLKQIGRLVHLRYLGLVGAGVLELPEETLEDLRFLQTLDLRETDIERWPGTISRLVQLMCLCVRWTRTVPEGMMGSRSRLEDLRLHLVSSNSLKLAAELIRMKRLRVLVLGFQEMDVELEKALVESLGKLPEIQRLEIIYYCKPSTRAVTWEESRWVSPRHLRQLVLGGLLFSRLPSWINRSSLPKLSHLHLGVEVLEDGDLETLARFRKLRSLVLMAAASDEQHHITTVVGSSDDAFNVLNFFSTNMAVRFETGLGGPPMPNLEHVELRVRVAQCADSWLSSLANLPSLDKVTVLLDCQGASAVETVEAEETLRRVTGIHPNRLNPEVTKHNGNDEST